A region from the Vicia villosa cultivar HV-30 ecotype Madison, WI linkage group LG3, Vvil1.0, whole genome shotgun sequence genome encodes:
- the LOC131655142 gene encoding 14 kDa proline-rich protein DC2.15-like — protein MAFMNKFSATILVLSLLAYSTFTEANSSCPPSPKPTPPPSSQDHCPKDTLKLGVCADILGLVNVVVGDPPSGSNCCALLKGLVDLEAAACLCTAIKANVLGINLNVPITLTWILSACQKDVPPGYQCV, from the coding sequence ATGGCTTTCATGAACAAATTCTCAGCCACCATTTTAGTACTTTCTCTCCTTGCTTACTCAACATTCACTGAAGCCAACAGTTCATGCCCTCCATCACCAAAGCCAACACCACCACCTTCATCCCAAGATCATTGCCCTAAAGACACCTTAAAGCTAGGGGTTTGTGCAGACATCTTAGGATTGGTTAATGTTGTCGTTGGAGATCCTCCTTCAGGTAGTAATTGTTGTGCTTTACTCAAAGGTTTGGTTGATTTGGAGGCAGCAGCATGTCTTTGCACAGCAATTAAGGCCAATGTGCTTGGAATAAACTTGAATGTTCCTATCACACTAACTTGGATACTTAGTGCATGTCAAAAAGATGTTCCTCCTGGTTACCAATGTGTTTAA